The following coding sequences lie in one Alosa alosa isolate M-15738 ecotype Scorff River chromosome 21, AALO_Geno_1.1, whole genome shotgun sequence genomic window:
- the LOC125286320 gene encoding uncharacterized protein LOC125286320, with the protein MFQDRLQLQPSQSGELELRIMGLKSRDVGRYEVKDKEEGLVSVIWLSETDDKTGPIATGCVISILIVLMITCCCVWRSRKKRDTAPVSSPSPEYHAPIHVHDPVVIYSPGHPLQPRPTAPVVEEGSAAPVESADGQSGQQSLPSSQPLDNNVPLSYNEVIGSGPEPLYTYPSAAPSGASAGGAGGGGADPDPSAPPDPGIQYQPQGWGGSMGDFLTSSPLNMDTNTATSTYNSDKLNF; encoded by the exons ATGTTTCAGGATCGGTTGCAGCTACAGCCATCGCAAAGTGGAGAACTGGAACTCCGTATTATGGGCCTGAAATCAAGGGATGTGGGACGATATGAAGTCAAAGACAAGGAAGAAGGCCTCGTCTCTGTCATATGGCTTTCTGAGACTG ATGACAAGACTGGACCCATTGCCACTGGTTGTGTGATCAGTATATTGATTGTTTTAATGATCacctgttgctgtgtgtggagGTCTCGCAAGAAGAGGGATACAGCCCCTGTTTCTTCACCATCACCAGAGTACCACGCGCCCATCCATGTGCAT GATCCTGTTGTAATATATTCACCAGGCCACCCCCTTCAACCTCGGCCTACG GCACCAGTTGTAGAGGAAGGTTCTGCTGCCCCTGTAGAGAGTGCAGATGGGCAATCGGGGCAGCagtctctcccttcatctcaaCCCTTGGACAACAATGTCCCACTT TCTTACAATGAAGTTATTGGCAGCGGTCCTGAGCCTCTCTATACATACCCTTCTGCTGCTCCTTCTGGG GCCTCAGCTGGAGGagcgggaggaggaggggccgACCCTGACCCTAGTGCCCCACCAGACCCTGGGATTCAGTACCAGCCCCAGGGGTGGGGTGGAAGTATGGGAGACTTCCTCACCAGTTCTCCTCTGAACATGGACACCAACACCGCCACCAGTACCTACAATTCAGACAAACTCAACTTTTGA